Proteins encoded together in one Planctomyces sp. SH-PL14 window:
- a CDS encoding ubiquinol-cytochrome c reductase iron-sulfur subunit — MSKPSAPAPSHPSPPPHSAASTHEVPRRGVIAGLLAVLFGGLVTILPAGIGGAFFLDPLLRKKKGGSGGDSKIDADGFIIMPTAIEAKLPEDGTPQLFKVVADLQDAWNKFPNTEIGSVFLRKEENGSVSCFNSRCPHLGCTVNYKADEKKYICPCHDSAFSLDGTRSNEIPPRNLDSLEVKSKDGVLWVKFQNFVTGKHEKKPL, encoded by the coding sequence ATGTCGAAACCCTCGGCACCCGCTCCGTCTCATCCTTCGCCACCCCCTCACTCCGCTGCCTCCACACACGAAGTCCCGCGCCGCGGCGTCATCGCCGGCTTGCTGGCCGTTCTGTTCGGCGGACTGGTCACCATCCTCCCCGCCGGCATCGGAGGAGCCTTCTTCCTCGACCCCCTGCTACGGAAGAAGAAGGGCGGCAGCGGCGGCGACAGCAAGATCGACGCGGACGGCTTCATCATCATGCCGACCGCCATCGAGGCGAAACTCCCTGAAGACGGAACACCCCAGCTCTTCAAGGTCGTCGCCGACCTCCAGGACGCCTGGAACAAGTTCCCGAACACCGAAATCGGATCAGTCTTCCTGCGGAAGGAAGAGAACGGCTCGGTGAGCTGCTTCAACTCCCGCTGCCCCCACCTGGGCTGCACCGTGAACTACAAGGCGGATGAGAAGAAGTACATCTGCCCCTGCCACGACAGCGCCTTCAGCCTCGACGGCACCCGGTCCAACGAGATCCCGCCGCGGAACCTCGACTCCCTCGAAGTGAAGAGCAAGGACGGCGTCCTGTGGGTCAAGTTCCAGAACTTCGTCACCGGCAAGCACGAGAAGAAGCCGCTCTGA
- a CDS encoding PSD1 and planctomycete cytochrome C domain-containing protein, with amino-acid sequence MRPDSRSILRLFCLIAVTGAAIATARAEDKLSYNRDVRPILSNNCFFCHGPDPKTREADLRLDTRDGAVGGDHPAVVAGRTAESELVARIRAADPDVLMPPPHSHRKLTEAQKAILERWITEGAEYEGHWAFLPVGSPNPPAVKNPSWIRNEIDAFILAKLEREGIAPSPEADRETLIRRLTLDLIGLLPTPEEVTAFEADTAPGAYERLVDRLLDSPHYGERWGRYWLDQARYADSNGYTIDNERHLWPYRDWVIQALNRDMPFDQFTVEQLAGDLLPDPTRLQLIASAFHRNTMINEEGGTDAEQFRNEIVVDRVNTTGAVWLGLTLGCAQCHTHKFDPLTHKEYFQLFAFFNHGTDVNNRGETIDVLPGEVFGTTTPDMLISPQAKVAMDRRDTLAEETPARRAAWEKALTEPAPAAPEWSYFEIERTTSEAGRKIAQLPDQTYLVPAEGAPNDNYELLATTKLERMAAIRLEVFPHETLANGGSGTAGNGNFVLSEFEVIGDGKRIPIAYAVASHEKDKYPVTAAIDEDRKTGWALEIGQGGKGRQEAWFIFAEPIAMPPSKMTIKLRHDVNKNYLIGRFQLTVTDQVPAFHPNPERSKQAREIAAKAPAERTADEGKLLDQTFAEMDYPQQIATREADRLTRKPANVTAVMVMRETPKPRDTYIHLRGDFLNPDKATGKLEPGTPAALPPLGATGTPSRLDLARWLVRADNPLTPRVTVNRVWMRYFGTGLVETENDFGMQGTPPTHPELLDWLARLFVDGGWSMKELHRTIVTSATYRQASRYRSEIKARDPGNQWLAHQNRVRFEAETVRDAALTASGLLNPAIGGPTVRPPQPEGVYAFTQTKKKWETSQGGERYRRALYTQFIRSAPYPLFTTFDAPSLSSVCTRRPRSNTPLQALMTANDEVFIELARGLAKRLWTEIADGTSSGDRDRIERAFRICYAREATAQEMTILLSYLDQQRTRFAGSLDAAKEVAPVLLGPEVDQPTSAAWCAVARTLLNTDEFITRE; translated from the coding sequence ATGCGGCCCGATTCCCGATCGATCCTCCGTCTGTTCTGTCTTATCGCGGTGACGGGAGCGGCGATCGCGACCGCGCGGGCCGAGGACAAACTCTCTTACAACCGGGACGTCCGGCCGATCCTCTCGAACAACTGCTTCTTCTGTCACGGGCCTGATCCCAAGACCCGCGAGGCGGACCTGCGGCTCGATACCCGCGACGGGGCCGTCGGCGGAGACCACCCGGCGGTCGTCGCCGGCCGGACCGCCGAGAGCGAGCTTGTGGCCCGGATTCGCGCCGCGGATCCGGATGTCCTGATGCCCCCGCCACATTCGCACCGCAAGCTGACCGAGGCGCAGAAAGCGATCCTCGAGCGGTGGATCACCGAAGGGGCGGAGTACGAGGGACACTGGGCGTTCCTTCCGGTCGGCTCGCCAAACCCGCCCGCCGTCAAGAATCCGTCCTGGATCCGGAATGAGATCGACGCCTTCATCCTGGCGAAGCTGGAGCGGGAGGGGATCGCCCCCTCGCCGGAGGCCGACCGCGAGACTCTCATCCGCCGGCTGACGCTCGATCTGATCGGCCTCCTGCCGACCCCCGAAGAGGTCACGGCGTTCGAGGCTGACACCGCGCCGGGGGCCTACGAGCGACTCGTCGACCGGCTGCTCGACAGCCCGCACTACGGCGAGCGATGGGGGAGGTACTGGCTCGACCAGGCCCGCTACGCCGACTCGAACGGGTACACGATCGACAACGAGCGGCACCTGTGGCCCTACCGCGACTGGGTCATCCAGGCCCTCAACCGGGACATGCCGTTCGACCAGTTCACCGTCGAGCAGCTCGCCGGGGACCTCCTCCCCGACCCGACCCGGCTGCAGCTCATCGCGTCGGCGTTCCATCGCAACACGATGATCAACGAGGAGGGGGGAACCGACGCCGAGCAGTTCCGCAACGAGATCGTCGTCGACCGGGTCAACACGACCGGGGCGGTCTGGCTGGGGCTGACGCTGGGGTGTGCTCAGTGCCACACGCACAAGTTCGACCCGCTCACGCACAAGGAGTATTTCCAGCTCTTCGCCTTCTTCAATCACGGGACCGACGTCAACAACCGCGGCGAGACGATCGACGTCCTGCCGGGGGAAGTCTTCGGCACGACGACGCCCGACATGCTGATCAGTCCGCAGGCCAAGGTGGCGATGGACCGCCGCGACACGCTCGCGGAAGAAACCCCTGCCCGCCGCGCGGCCTGGGAGAAGGCGCTGACGGAACCGGCTCCTGCCGCGCCGGAGTGGTCGTACTTCGAGATCGAGCGGACGACGAGCGAGGCGGGCCGGAAGATCGCTCAGCTTCCCGATCAGACGTACCTCGTCCCGGCCGAAGGAGCCCCGAACGACAACTATGAGCTCTTGGCGACGACGAAGCTCGAGCGAATGGCGGCGATCCGGCTGGAAGTGTTTCCGCACGAGACCCTCGCCAACGGCGGATCGGGGACGGCCGGGAACGGGAACTTCGTGCTCTCCGAGTTCGAGGTGATTGGCGACGGCAAGCGGATCCCGATCGCCTATGCGGTCGCGTCGCACGAGAAGGACAAGTATCCAGTGACGGCGGCGATCGACGAGGACCGCAAGACCGGCTGGGCGCTCGAGATCGGACAGGGGGGAAAGGGGCGGCAGGAGGCATGGTTCATCTTCGCCGAGCCGATCGCCATGCCTCCCTCGAAGATGACGATCAAGCTGCGGCACGACGTCAACAAGAACTACCTGATCGGGCGGTTCCAGTTGACCGTGACCGACCAGGTGCCGGCGTTCCATCCGAATCCGGAGCGGTCGAAGCAGGCCCGGGAGATTGCCGCCAAGGCGCCCGCGGAACGGACGGCGGACGAGGGAAAGCTCCTCGACCAGACGTTCGCGGAGATGGACTACCCGCAGCAGATCGCCACCCGGGAAGCGGACCGGCTGACACGGAAGCCCGCCAATGTGACCGCCGTGATGGTGATGCGGGAGACGCCCAAGCCCCGCGACACCTACATCCACCTCCGCGGCGACTTCCTTAATCCCGACAAGGCGACCGGCAAGCTCGAACCGGGGACCCCCGCGGCCTTGCCGCCCCTGGGCGCGACGGGGACGCCGAGCCGGCTCGATCTCGCGCGGTGGCTGGTCCGCGCCGACAACCCGCTCACGCCGCGGGTGACGGTCAACCGGGTCTGGATGCGGTACTTCGGGACCGGTCTCGTCGAGACCGAGAACGACTTCGGGATGCAGGGGACGCCGCCGACCCATCCGGAGCTCCTCGACTGGCTGGCCCGGCTGTTTGTCGACGGCGGCTGGTCGATGAAGGAACTGCACCGGACGATCGTCACTTCGGCCACATACCGGCAGGCATCGCGGTATCGGTCGGAGATCAAGGCCCGCGATCCGGGCAATCAGTGGCTCGCGCATCAGAACCGGGTCCGGTTCGAGGCGGAGACCGTTCGCGATGCGGCTCTCACGGCGAGCGGGCTGTTGAACCCCGCGATCGGCGGTCCGACAGTCCGGCCGCCGCAGCCGGAGGGGGTGTACGCCTTCACGCAGACGAAGAAGAAGTGGGAGACGAGCCAGGGGGGAGAGCGGTACCGCCGGGCGCTGTACACGCAGTTCATCCGCAGTGCTCCCTACCCGCTGTTCACGACCTTCGACGCGCCGAGTCTGTCGAGCGTTTGCACGCGTCGGCCCCGTTCGAATACGCCGCTGCAGGCGCTGATGACCGCCAACGATGAGGTGTTCATCGAGCTGGCGCGGGGGCTGGCGAAGCGACTGTGGACCGAGATTGCCGACGGCACGTCGTCGGGCGACCGGGACCGGATCGAGCGGGCGTTCCGGATCTGTTATGCCCGTGAGGCGACGGCTCAGGAGATGACGATCCTTCTCTCCTATCTCGATCAGCAGCGGACGCGGTTTGCCGGAAGTCTGGATGCGGCGAAGGAGGTGGCGCCGGTTCTGTTGGGGCCGGAGGTGGATCAGCCGACTTCGGCTGCGTGGTGTGCCGTGGCGCGGACGCTCCTCAACACGGACGAATTCATCACGCGAGAATAA
- a CDS encoding sialidase family protein: MRALLSFVLLLGTAPAVAHAAEPRFDQHDLFTAGSAGYQLYRIPGVVVTNKGTVLAYCEARKSDKGDWGTINVQLRRSTDGGTTWSEPKTISDVPGPKVKNPVAVAKKLGGDGEVTYNNPVLIVDRKTGAVHFLFCLEYMRCFYARSEDDGQTFSPPVEITQSFEAFRPHYDWKVLATGPAHGIQLTSGRLVVPVWLSLGTGGHAHRPSVTSTIYSDDHGATWKAGEIAVPNTEEWVNPNETVVAQLVDGRVMLNVRSESKPHRRLVTTSPDGIGGWTPAKFDDTLLEPICMASLVRLTGKESDKTRLLFTNPATVDARKKITVRMSYDEGTTWPVSRMVEEGFSGYSDMAILPDHTVVMVYERGSVDNQSPYKSGSLTVARFNVEWLSEGKDRIAAAGALR, from the coding sequence ATGCGCGCTCTGCTCTCTTTCGTGCTCCTTCTCGGAACAGCTCCGGCCGTCGCCCACGCCGCGGAGCCGCGGTTCGACCAGCACGATCTGTTCACGGCCGGCAGCGCCGGATACCAGCTCTACCGGATTCCCGGCGTTGTCGTGACGAACAAGGGAACCGTGCTCGCCTACTGCGAAGCCCGCAAGAGCGACAAGGGGGACTGGGGGACGATCAACGTCCAGCTTCGGCGGAGCACCGACGGCGGCACTACCTGGTCCGAGCCGAAGACGATTTCCGACGTCCCCGGCCCCAAGGTCAAGAACCCGGTCGCGGTCGCGAAGAAGCTCGGCGGCGACGGCGAAGTGACCTACAACAACCCGGTCCTGATCGTCGACCGGAAGACCGGCGCGGTCCACTTCCTGTTCTGCCTGGAGTACATGCGGTGCTTCTACGCCCGCAGCGAGGATGACGGCCAGACGTTCTCGCCCCCCGTTGAGATCACGCAGTCCTTCGAGGCCTTTCGCCCGCACTACGACTGGAAGGTCCTGGCGACCGGTCCCGCCCACGGCATCCAGCTCACCTCGGGGCGGCTCGTCGTGCCGGTCTGGCTATCGCTCGGAACCGGGGGGCACGCTCATCGCCCCTCCGTGACGTCGACGATCTACAGCGACGACCACGGCGCCACCTGGAAAGCCGGGGAGATCGCAGTCCCGAATACCGAGGAATGGGTCAACCCGAACGAAACCGTCGTGGCCCAACTGGTCGATGGCCGCGTGATGCTCAACGTCCGGAGCGAGTCGAAGCCGCACCGCCGCCTCGTGACGACGAGCCCGGACGGAATCGGGGGGTGGACCCCCGCGAAGTTCGACGACACGCTCCTGGAACCGATCTGCATGGCGAGCCTCGTCCGGCTGACGGGGAAGGAGTCCGACAAGACGCGGCTGCTCTTCACCAACCCGGCGACGGTCGACGCCCGGAAGAAGATCACCGTCCGGATGAGCTACGACGAAGGGACGACGTGGCCGGTCTCCCGGATGGTCGAGGAGGGGTTCAGCGGCTACTCCGACATGGCGATCCTGCCGGACCACACGGTCGTGATGGTTTATGAGCGGGGGAGCGTCGACAACCAGTCTCCGTACAAGAGCGGCTCGCTGACGGTGGCCCGGTTCAACGTCGAGTGGCTGTCGGAGGGGAAGGATCGGATCGCGGCGGCCGGCGCCTTACGGTAG
- a CDS encoding heavy metal-responsive transcriptional regulator: protein MPTLTIGKLAQAADVGIETIRFYEREGLLTPQSRSRSGYRHYSDEAVARLRFIRMAKRLGFTLREIQSLLALRVDPRAKRSSLKAKALAKIADIETRIEELTQMKRALTPLVEACDGLGPLEGCPILDALEHPTAPCHAKAAGTTK from the coding sequence ATGCCAACATTGACGATCGGAAAACTCGCCCAGGCCGCAGACGTCGGAATCGAAACCATCCGCTTCTACGAACGCGAAGGCCTCCTCACCCCCCAATCCCGCAGCCGATCCGGATACCGCCACTACTCCGACGAAGCCGTTGCCCGCCTCCGCTTCATCCGCATGGCCAAACGCCTCGGCTTCACCCTCAGAGAAATCCAGTCCCTCCTCGCCCTCCGCGTCGATCCCCGCGCCAAACGATCCAGCCTCAAGGCCAAAGCCCTCGCCAAAATCGCCGACATCGAAACCCGGATCGAAGAACTCACCCAGATGAAACGAGCCCTCACCCCGCTGGTCGAAGCCTGCGACGGCCTCGGCCCCCTCGAAGGCTGCCCCATTCTGGACGCCCTCGAACACCCGACCGCCCCCTGCCACGCCAAGGCCGCCGGCACCACAAAGTGA
- a CDS encoding DUF2817 domain-containing protein, protein MTTSAGVTSEFSPDYVTARANFRKMAERLQWQHETHSIGQTGPDGQNLTIDVVLSPGDDARPTLVLSSGLHGVEGPFGSAVQCDALLSWERSAPPVRVVLIHALNPYGFAWRRRANENNVDLNRNFLLPDERYEGSPPGYTDLDGFLNPKSAPSPWEPFTLKALWLIAREGLPKLRQAIAGGQYDFPQGVFFGGIGPERVPQILGEHLPRWLGASRAVVHLDFHTGLGAGGTGKLLIDYPLSESDRRRLIDWYGPQGFEASDSRTIAYDSWGSLGRWCRATNPERDYLYACAEFGTFGPVAVLGGLRAENRAHHWSKSSSATVERTKQRLAELFCPSSPRWRQQVLEGARMLIAQSIAGLRSVAPAR, encoded by the coding sequence ATGACGACATCGGCCGGGGTGACGAGCGAATTTTCACCGGACTACGTCACTGCGCGTGCCAACTTTCGCAAGATGGCTGAGCGTCTCCAATGGCAGCACGAAACTCACTCCATTGGCCAGACCGGTCCCGATGGCCAGAACCTGACGATCGACGTCGTCCTCTCCCCCGGTGACGACGCCCGTCCCACGCTGGTTCTCTCTTCCGGACTGCACGGCGTCGAAGGACCGTTCGGCTCCGCCGTCCAGTGCGACGCCCTCCTGAGCTGGGAACGGTCCGCGCCGCCGGTGCGCGTCGTCCTGATCCATGCTCTGAATCCCTACGGCTTCGCCTGGCGGCGGCGGGCCAACGAAAACAACGTCGACCTGAACCGGAACTTCCTCCTGCCGGACGAGCGGTATGAAGGATCGCCGCCGGGCTATACCGACCTCGACGGCTTCCTGAATCCGAAGTCCGCTCCTTCGCCGTGGGAGCCGTTCACGCTCAAGGCTCTGTGGCTGATCGCCCGGGAAGGGCTGCCGAAGCTGCGGCAGGCGATCGCCGGCGGGCAGTACGACTTTCCACAGGGGGTGTTCTTCGGCGGGATCGGGCCGGAGCGTGTCCCCCAGATCCTGGGCGAGCACCTCCCCCGCTGGCTCGGCGCGAGCCGCGCCGTCGTCCATCTCGACTTCCACACGGGCCTCGGCGCCGGCGGCACCGGGAAGCTGCTGATTGACTACCCGCTGAGCGAGAGTGACCGCCGCCGGCTGATCGACTGGTACGGTCCGCAGGGCTTTGAAGCGAGCGACTCGCGGACGATCGCCTACGACAGCTGGGGAAGCCTGGGCCGCTGGTGTCGGGCTACGAACCCGGAGCGAGACTACCTCTATGCCTGCGCGGAGTTCGGTACCTTCGGTCCCGTCGCGGTCCTCGGCGGCCTGCGGGCGGAGAACCGGGCGCATCATTGGAGCAAGTCGAGCTCCGCGACCGTCGAACGGACGAAGCAGCGGCTGGCGGAACTGTTCTGCCCGAGCTCACCCCGCTGGCGGCAACAGGTCCTCGAAGGAGCCCGGATGCTGATTGCGCAGTCGATCGCCGGACTCCGGAGCGTTGCACCGGCGCGTTGA
- a CDS encoding M16 family metallopeptidase, whose product MEFSHAELPNGLHVLGEVNPRAHSVALGFFVRTGSRDETPEVAGVSHFLEHMAFKGDERYSAADVNRVFDELGANYNASTSEETTLYYAAVLPESLEPTLDLLSALIRPSLRTADFDMEKQVIIEEIGMYDDQPSYAVYEQAMQAYFGSHPLGYSVLGTKESITALTAEQMLQYHARQYGTENLTLVAAGNFDFENLKSLAEKRCGSWLRGGAERKLIAPRPTEITKWVEKGTIHQEHVIAMSPAPEATDPLRFAAEMLSMIVGEEGSGRLYWELVESGRAETADLGYSEFDGHGSWMTYLCCEPDDVDENLELIERVLNKVMREGVTEEELEQARNKVSSRTVLRSERPMGRLSVLGNDWLYRHEYRSVAEDLAQLRGVTARDIQELMERFPLKTLTQVGLGPRK is encoded by the coding sequence ATGGAATTCTCGCACGCCGAACTGCCCAACGGTCTTCACGTTCTCGGAGAGGTGAATCCCCGCGCCCATAGCGTCGCCCTGGGGTTCTTCGTCCGCACCGGCTCGCGGGATGAGACTCCCGAGGTCGCCGGGGTGAGCCACTTCCTGGAGCACATGGCGTTCAAGGGGGACGAGCGGTATTCCGCGGCCGACGTCAACCGGGTCTTCGACGAGTTGGGGGCGAACTACAACGCCTCGACGAGCGAAGAGACGACGCTCTACTACGCCGCCGTTCTGCCGGAGTCGCTTGAGCCGACGCTCGATCTCCTGTCAGCCCTGATCCGCCCGTCGCTGCGGACCGCCGACTTCGACATGGAGAAGCAGGTCATCATCGAAGAGATCGGGATGTACGATGACCAGCCGTCGTACGCCGTCTACGAGCAGGCGATGCAGGCGTACTTCGGCAGCCATCCGCTCGGCTACAGCGTCCTCGGGACCAAAGAGAGCATCACCGCCCTGACGGCGGAGCAGATGCTTCAGTACCACGCCCGGCAGTATGGCACGGAAAACCTGACGCTGGTTGCCGCCGGAAACTTTGATTTTGAGAACCTGAAGTCGCTCGCCGAGAAGCGGTGCGGCAGTTGGCTTCGCGGCGGGGCGGAGCGGAAGCTGATTGCTCCGCGGCCGACCGAGATCACGAAGTGGGTCGAGAAGGGGACGATTCATCAGGAGCATGTCATTGCCATGTCGCCCGCGCCGGAGGCGACGGATCCGCTGCGGTTTGCCGCCGAGATGCTGAGCATGATCGTCGGTGAAGAGGGGAGCGGACGGCTGTACTGGGAGCTGGTCGAGAGCGGGCGGGCCGAGACGGCCGACCTGGGCTACAGCGAGTTCGACGGGCATGGGTCTTGGATGACGTATCTCTGTTGCGAGCCGGATGACGTGGATGAGAACCTGGAGCTGATTGAGCGGGTTCTCAACAAGGTCATGCGGGAGGGGGTGACGGAGGAGGAGTTGGAGCAGGCGCGGAACAAGGTTTCGTCGCGGACGGTGCTCAGGAGTGAGCGGCCGATGGGTCGGCTTTCGGTGCTGGGGAACGACTGGTTGTATCGGCATGAGTATCGGTCGGTGGCGGAGGATCTGGCTCAGCTGCGTGGTGTGACGGCTCGGGACATTCAGGAGCTGATGGAGCGGTTTCCGTTGAAGACGCTGACGCAGGTGGGGTTGGGACCGAGAAAGTAG
- a CDS encoding cytochrome b N-terminal domain-containing protein, with product MVTSLLTWLDSRTGYKALMHEALYERIPGGARWRYVWGSTLVFVFVLQLITGFMLMTAYSANARGAWESVYYIQHEMTLGWLIRAIHHFAAQTMVVLMVFHLVQVIIDGAYKAPREVNFWLGLILMQIVMGLGLTGYLLPWDQKGYYSTQVATNIMGSTPIIGQQIQQVAQGGTQYGHHTLTRFFAMHVVALPALLVAFLGLHIWAFRRHGITVPDPQRAPETTFWPDQVLKDAIACFAVLAAVMGLALWKGAELTAPANPAEAFSAARPEWYYLFLFRFLKFEWVSQVGEKTGLGEAFGAIVVPGALMGILVLAPILGRKRIGHVFNLMFLFIVMLGASSLTALTVYEDFYKDDKPGQEFRLALKEAHEEGERAVALAQSPSGIPPAGAIELMKTDPLTQGPKLFRTYCADCHQPASLAGAFAKPAEGPELADVVDRAKIRFGSREWIVAMLTDFAQQMDPTKNITGPRAEAAKGILAGSMKDWSATHGPTLKNPSNKADFDALVEFLYAQSGRADVSHDQAVLDRGLAIFSEGKLTEGEIDACAGCHALQYGKNLLGEGTDAPNLTNYGGHKWLTDFIRDPKAFYGDNNAMPSFIDQLQEHELELLVNWMTGNYYHAPAPAVPHK from the coding sequence ATGGTTACGAGTTTGCTGACGTGGCTCGACAGCCGCACCGGATACAAGGCCCTCATGCACGAAGCGCTCTATGAGCGGATTCCGGGCGGGGCGCGGTGGCGGTATGTGTGGGGAAGCACGCTCGTCTTTGTCTTCGTGCTGCAGCTCATCACGGGCTTCATGCTCATGACCGCCTACAGTGCCAACGCCCGCGGCGCGTGGGAGAGCGTCTACTACATCCAGCACGAGATGACCCTGGGCTGGCTGATCCGCGCGATCCACCACTTTGCCGCCCAGACGATGGTCGTCCTGATGGTGTTCCACCTCGTGCAGGTCATCATCGACGGCGCCTACAAGGCCCCTCGCGAAGTCAACTTCTGGCTGGGTCTGATCCTCATGCAGATCGTTATGGGACTGGGCCTGACCGGCTACCTCCTGCCGTGGGACCAGAAGGGGTACTACTCGACCCAGGTCGCGACGAACATCATGGGGTCGACGCCGATCATCGGCCAGCAGATCCAGCAGGTCGCCCAGGGGGGAACGCAGTACGGCCACCACACGCTGACCCGCTTCTTTGCGATGCATGTCGTGGCGCTGCCGGCGCTGCTGGTGGCGTTCCTCGGCCTGCACATCTGGGCCTTCCGCCGCCACGGGATTACCGTTCCCGACCCGCAGCGGGCTCCGGAGACGACCTTCTGGCCCGACCAGGTCCTCAAGGACGCCATCGCCTGCTTCGCCGTCCTGGCGGCGGTGATGGGCCTCGCCCTGTGGAAGGGAGCCGAACTGACTGCTCCGGCGAATCCCGCGGAGGCGTTCTCGGCCGCGCGTCCCGAGTGGTACTACCTGTTCCTGTTCCGGTTCCTGAAGTTTGAGTGGGTCTCTCAGGTTGGCGAGAAGACCGGTCTCGGCGAGGCCTTCGGCGCGATCGTGGTTCCCGGCGCGCTGATGGGGATTCTGGTGCTCGCGCCGATCCTCGGCCGGAAGCGGATCGGGCACGTCTTCAACCTGATGTTCCTGTTCATCGTCATGCTCGGTGCGAGCAGCCTGACGGCGCTGACGGTCTATGAGGACTTCTACAAGGACGACAAGCCTGGACAGGAGTTCCGGCTCGCCTTGAAGGAAGCCCACGAAGAAGGCGAACGGGCGGTCGCGCTGGCGCAGTCCCCCAGCGGCATTCCCCCCGCGGGGGCGATCGAGCTGATGAAGACCGACCCCCTCACGCAGGGCCCGAAGCTCTTCCGGACCTACTGTGCCGACTGCCATCAGCCCGCCAGTCTGGCGGGAGCGTTCGCGAAGCCGGCCGAAGGACCGGAACTGGCGGACGTCGTCGATCGCGCCAAGATCCGCTTCGGCAGCCGGGAGTGGATCGTCGCCATGCTGACCGACTTCGCGCAGCAGATGGACCCGACGAAGAATATCACCGGTCCCCGGGCTGAGGCGGCGAAGGGGATTCTTGCCGGGAGCATGAAGGACTGGTCGGCGACGCACGGTCCGACGCTCAAGAATCCGTCCAACAAAGCGGACTTCGACGCTCTCGTCGAGTTCCTCTATGCCCAGAGCGGGCGGGCGGATGTCAGCCATGACCAGGCGGTCCTCGACCGCGGCCTGGCGATCTTCTCCGAGGGGAAGCTGACTGAAGGGGAGATCGACGCCTGCGCCGGGTGCCACGCTCTGCAGTACGGAAAGAATCTGCTAGGCGAGGGGACCGACGCGCCGAACTTGACGAATTACGGCGGCCACAAGTGGCTGACCGACTTCATCCGCGATCCGAAGGCGTTTTACGGCGACAACAACGCCATGCCGAGCTTCATCGACCAGCTCCAGGAGCATGAGCTGGAGCTGCTGGTGAACTGGATGACGGGGAACTACTACCACGCGCCGGCCCCGGCTGTGCCGCACAAGTAG
- a CDS encoding exo-alpha-sialidase, with product MNSRQQQRSGQLRIRFVFLAAFVLALIPGQRPAIAAEVVVATGTPEERPRQPQVAIAADGTVHLVYGVADAVYHTQSNDGGQTFSPPALAFRCPNMSLGMRRGPRLAVVKGEVVVTAIGGLLGKGKDGDIRTWRRSAAGDWSETAHVNDVESSAREGLHNMAAGPDGTLWCTWLDLRRKGTELAAAFSRDGGKTWSPNQVVYRSPDGSVCECCHPSVAVDSQDGVHILFRNQLDGQRDMFVASSKDAMTFSPAQALSEKTWTLKACPMDGGMLAVGGDDRVWSAYRRQDQVFLAVDGRETLLGRGEQPTVARHGKGVVVLWTQGRLGDLMVQIGDGAPRKLAAQARDPVVVSSPAGDRTIAVWESMADGAPQIRAVLIPD from the coding sequence ATGAATAGCAGACAGCAACAGCGGTCGGGACAACTGAGAATCCGCTTCGTGTTCCTGGCAGCATTCGTCCTCGCGCTGATCCCCGGACAACGCCCGGCGATCGCGGCCGAAGTCGTCGTCGCCACCGGCACCCCCGAAGAGCGTCCCCGCCAACCCCAGGTTGCCATCGCCGCGGACGGCACGGTCCATCTCGTCTACGGAGTCGCCGACGCCGTCTACCACACCCAGTCGAACGACGGCGGACAGACCTTCTCGCCACCCGCGCTCGCCTTTCGCTGCCCCAACATGTCCCTCGGGATGCGGCGCGGCCCGCGGCTCGCCGTCGTGAAGGGCGAGGTCGTCGTGACCGCCATCGGCGGCCTCCTCGGCAAGGGGAAGGATGGCGACATCCGGACCTGGCGCCGGTCGGCAGCGGGAGACTGGTCCGAAACGGCCCATGTCAACGACGTCGAGTCGTCTGCCCGCGAAGGACTCCACAACATGGCGGCCGGACCGGACGGAACGCTCTGGTGCACTTGGCTCGACCTCCGCCGCAAGGGGACCGAGCTGGCCGCCGCGTTCTCCCGGGATGGCGGAAAGACCTGGAGTCCGAATCAGGTCGTGTATCGCTCCCCGGATGGAAGCGTCTGCGAGTGCTGCCACCCCTCGGTTGCGGTCGATAGCCAGGACGGCGTCCACATCCTGTTCCGCAATCAGCTCGACGGACAGCGGGACATGTTCGTGGCCAGTTCAAAGGACGCCATGACGTTCTCGCCGGCCCAGGCTCTTTCGGAAAAGACCTGGACTCTCAAGGCGTGCCCCATGGACGGCGGCATGCTGGCGGTCGGCGGCGACGATCGGGTCTGGTCGGCGTATCGCCGCCAGGATCAGGTCTTCCTGGCGGTCGACGGGCGGGAAACGCTTCTCGGTCGGGGAGAACAGCCGACCGTGGCCCGCCACGGAAAGGGAGTCGTGGTGCTCTGGACCCAGGGGCGGCTGGGAGACCTGATGGTTCAAATCGGTGACGGAGCCCCGCGCAAGCTGGCTGCGCAGGCCCGCGATCCGGTCGTGGTTTCGAGCCCGGCGGGGGACCGGACGATCGCGGTCTGGGAGTCGATGGCTGACGGGGCTCCGCAGATTCGGGCGGTGTTGATTCCGGACTGA